The nucleotide sequence AGTGGTCAATTCTTCTTCTGAGGTCACAGGAGGTTGTGATGTCTGTCCTTCCGAGACATCAACTAACCTCGCACCACGACCGCCGCCCATACCTCTACCCATACCTCTACCCATACCACGGCCACCGCCACCCATGCCTCCACCTGTGCCACGACCGCCGCCCATACCTCCGTAGCCACCGCTACTTTGCAAAGGAGTCACTGTCTGATAACCCTGGTCGCCTGCTCCCGTGCCAAAGCGACTCTCTACATTGGCCTGGCTGGCTTCGGTAAATGCACCGGCTTTAAACTGCTCCACTGCCTGACGTACCGGGCCGCTAACACCGACAATTACCTGGATGCCGGAGGCATTAAAAACCTGAAATGCATTGGGCCCGCAATTTCCTGTCAGTACAGCCTGAATACCGCGCTCTGCCATTAACTGTGCCGACTGAATGCCGGCACCGCCCCCCGCGGCCATGTTCGGATTCTCCAGCGTCTCAAGCTCCATTGTTTCCGGATCAATAATTAAAAAATAGGGACATCTCCCAAAGCGGGGCTCAACCTGATCATCCAGAGACGGCCCCACTGATGTTACTGCAATTTTCATTTTTTAGATTCCTCCAATGTTTTAAACCCGGACTTAAAAATAAGAGCGCTGGGAACAGAATTGATATACCAAATTCACCTATCCCAGCGCTTCTATATCTTTATTCCTTTTTTATCTCAGCTTCCAGTTCTGCAATTCGCTTGCTAATACCCTTCATAGCATCTTCAAAATATTCTGCCTGGCCCTTCAGTTCATCGAGTTCCTGCTGTGTTGTTACAGTCGGCACGTACGGTGCAGCGTGTGACACACCATAAGGAACCGTTCCCGCATATGATGGATACCCACCATAAGGATATGTTCCTCCATAAGACGGATAACCATAAGCGGCACGCTGCCAGCCTGTCAGGCCGGTTGCATGGAACCAGTTACGACGTCCCCCGCCACGGCCAAAACCTCTGCCACGACCAGAACCTCTGCCAAATCCGGAACTCATAAACCCGGGCACTGCATATCCTCCACAGAAACCCGCTGCTCTACCTGTCATCGGACCTAATCCTCCCGGTCCTGTTCTATCTCCACCTGGCATCAAAATCACCTCCTTCTACTCAATTCTTTACCTGTTATCTTAATTATCAAAAATCGTGCCAGAAGTTAATGAAATTCGCTCAAGGCATAAATTGCTTCATTTCAAACACTTGCAAGTATTGCTGTCTGATAAAAATAAAGCTCAGATGCAATTATGCGACTTATGTTTAAAGGGAATGTCGCAGATATGCAATACATTGGACCTAAATCCAGTGCCCCTCGACAGTGGCGCCTGTCACCTCCTCTAAACGACCGGTCTTCCATCCGGAAAGAGCATCCTGGACAGTTTCAACGCCTTTATCAATAATAAAAACCTTAATGGAAGCCGTGCTAAGAGTCCTGAAAGCATTGGGTCCGACATTTCCGGTCAAAACAACTTCGACTCCCAGGTTAGCCACATTCTGCCCAGTCTGTATCCCGGCACCCTGGGCAGCATCCACATTTTGTTTATTATCATGCGCTTCAAAGGTGTCTGTTTCGGTATCCACAACTATAAACCACTTCGCTCTTCCGAAACTACGATCCACTTTACTGAAGAGATCCTTGCCGTAGGAAGTAATTGCTATTTTCATCTCCACCTTCCTTTCTTTCCACCGTGATGCCGCCATCCCCCTCCTCTGCCCATCCATCCACCTGGACAACAGCCAGGCAACAGGAAATGTGCATCCAGTAAACGACCGGCAAAATAAGCCTCTATTACCTCATCTACCGCACCTTTTATGAAAGGTATTATTTTAATTCCGGATGCCATGATCATATTGCCCAAAGGTCTTGATATTGCCCCGCAGACCAAAACTTCCACACCCAGCTCTCTCAGTCTGGCGGCCTTGCTTATGATGGCACTTTCAATAAATTTGAGTTCTGAACGGTTTTTTATCTGTCCCGCTTCAACATCGATTATTGTAAGCCGGTCTGCAAAATCAAAAACTGTTGAAACACTGTTACCCCAGACAGATATAGCAATCTTCATATTTCCTAACTCCCACCATAAAGGAAGAATCATCAAGAAATATGCCAATCGCACCATACTTCTGTTACATAAAGCAATCATTCTTTTGTTGCAGGTAGTTAGAGCGTGTTATGAGGAGAAGAATATGAAAATGATATGCATCACGGCAACCATTTCATTCAAGGGGAGTCGCATACCTGCGACCCTTGTTGGTAGTAATTCTATTGTTTGTCGGGAATTTTGATATTCAGAGATTTTATTTTCCGGAAAAGCGTACTTTTGTGGATACCAAGTTCCTTGGCTGTTTTTAGCCGGTTCCAGTTATTTCTCCGCAGAGCATTTGTTAAAAATATTGCTTCCATATCCTTAAAAGTCAAAGTTTCTGTGTGTCCGGGATAATCAAAGTTGGCTGACGTGCATACAGGTTCCGGAAGATGTTCTTTTTGAATCATGGGGGTTTTGCAAAGGATAAAAGAACGTTCAATGATATTCTTCAATTCCCTTATATTTCCCGGATAATCATATGACATCATACAGGCAAGGGCTTCGTCGGTTATTCCAATAATTTCTTTACCTTGAATTGTACTAAAGCCTTTAATGAAATTGTCAACCAGTAGAGGAATATCTTCTTTTCTTTCACGCAAAGGGGGCAATCTCAATTTTATCACATTGATTCGATAATAGAGATCTTCTCTAAACTTTCCTTCCTTTACCAGTTCCTCTAATTTTTTATTTGTTGCGGCAATTACCCGAACATCGGTTTTTACACTTTCAACTGCGCCAAGAGGTTCGTATGTTTTCTCCTGAAGAACGCGTAATAGCCGAACCTGAAGGGCAGGGGATACATCACCAATTTCGTCCAGAAATATCGTGCCCTTATCGGCAAGTTTAAACCTTCCTGGTTTGTCCTTTTTTGCGTCCGTAAATGCTCCTGCCTTATAACCGAAAAGCTCGGATTCCAGCAATGTATCGGGCATTGCCCCACAATTGACTACAATAAAAGGCTTATTTTTTCTTGGACTTAAATTGTGAATCGCGAGGGAAAAGAGTTCTTTCCCCGTTCCGCTTTCTCCCTCAAGTAGAACGGTGCTCAAGCTATCGGCGATATCAGGCAGGATATTGAACAACTCATGCATTGCATGGTTTTTCGATATAATATCCTCAAAAGTGTACCTCCGTTCGATTTCCTTTCTCAGGTTTTCGATAACACTTATGTCTCTGAACGTTTCAACAGCACCAATCACTTTTCCATTTTCATCCTTCAGAAGGGCGGTGGAAATACTGATCGGGGATCGTTCACCGTCGGCGTTTATTATATATACCGTCTTATTTACAACAGGTTCTCCAGTAGCCGTAGTGTGTTGCAATGCACAGTCTCGCTCGCATATTTCAGCCTTCAACACATCCTTGCATAGCTGCCCGATTGCTTCTTCACGAGCTACGCCTGTTATTCTTACAGCTGCTTTATTAAAAGAAGTTATTCGCCACTGGTGATCAACCGTAAAAACTCCTTCGGCGATCGAATCAAGGATAATATCTCTTTCTTTTCCGGATTTGATCTTGTCCATAATAAAAGTATAGAAAAACTACGTCTGTATGTCAATGATGAAGTAACCACCCCATATTATTATGCCACCCCTCAAAACAAAACGGCTGCAAGAACAAGTAATGCTCTTACAGCCGATATATTCTGGCTCCCCAGCGCGGACTCGAACCACGGACCCGATGGTTAACAGCCATCTGCTCTACCAACAGAGCTACTGGGGAACGTTAGAAAAACATTTTGAGAGTAGCACAATTTTCAAAATATGAAAACAGGGTTCTGAAAACGAACCAGAATTTTGGAGGAATAAGTTAATGATAAAATTTCTGCCAAGTAGAATATAAGGGTCTGTTCCAGATGGCATGAACCATATTAATTTTTGCCCCGCTGGACAGGAAAACTTGTCCAGCGGGGCAAGAATGTCTGATTACCTAAAATCTCTTTATCTGCAACTTACACAGGTAGACAGTTTGCTCATTGGCACACCTGCCGTTTTGCTTATATATTCCAGCTGATCCTTCGGAGCAAAATACCTTCCGCATACATCACAGGCAGCCATCTTGAAGATCTTATCCCAGATAATCCGTTTGCCATCACCCTCTTCCATCTTTACATGTCCGGTCGGACAAACATAAGCACATGAACCGCAACCTATGCAGAAATTAGGATCAAACTCAATCTCAGGCTCGTCTATATCACGACCAAGTCCCCTGTCTCGAAATGTAAGAGCACTTAACTCCACTACTTCTGCACATGTCCTCACACATAGCCCGCAAAGGATACAGTCATTATCCTCGGCCTTCGCATCCGACACATCAACTCCCAGTTTCAAGGCCACATCTCGAACTGCCGCAGTTGTGGGATATTTATAATAAAGCAACTGTGCAGCCAGTTTCCTGCTTTCCTGCACTTTTTTCGAATCTGTTTTTACTTCCATCCCATTTTCAACAACGGTTTCGCATGAAGTCGTCAGTTGCCACTTACCGTTTGCTTTTACCTCTACCATACAGAGACGACAAGCACCAAATGAACTGAGTTCCTCGTGGTAGCAAAGAGTGGGGGCTTCGATACTCAAATCCTTCATATTTTCCAGTATGGTCGAATCCTCTTCTGCCTTGATTTTACGCCCATCTATAACTATGTTTACCATCACACAATCCCCTTATTAATTTCGTATTTTCAGTTCAGCCAGCCTATTCCCAAACCATAAGCCTGTAACACCTCAAGCAGCGATCGGCTTCACACATGGCTTCGGGAACATTAAATCCGCCTTCGACTTCTGCAAAACTTTTACGTTTATCTATATCCAACAAATCAATCTTTTCGGCAGCCACTTTTGCAATATAGCCCTGCCCTCTCTGTTGTTTTAAATCAATACCTTCAAAAGAAATTTCTTCGCTTAGGCTTTCTCCCCGAAGATAACAATCTATGCTTCGAGCCACCTTGTTTCCCGCATCCAGTGCGTCAATGAGAATAGCCGGACCGGTAACACAGTCACCACCAGCAAATACACCTTCAATGTTTGTCATATAGCTTACCGGGTTAACCTTAAATGTTCCCCAGTCAGTAAGTTCAAACTTGTCCTTACCAGCCATTGCAAACAATTCAGTTTTCTGACCTATAGCGGGTATAACCACATCTAAGTCCATTGTAAATTCAGATCCCTTGACAGGAACCGGCCTTCTCCTCCCGCTTTCATCAGGTTTGCCGAGTTCCATTCTTATACATTCCAATCCTGTAACCTTCCCATTTTCTGCCAGTATCTTTACAGGAGTCATCAGGAAGTTGATTTTAATACCTTCGTGTTCCGCTTCTTCTATCTCTTCGTCATTCGCCGGCATCTCGGCCCTTGATCTTCTATAAATGATCTCCACATCGTCAAAACCAAGCCTGTAGCAACTGCGCGCACAGTCTAAAGCGGTATTACCACCACCTACAACGGCTACCTTCTTTTTAGGCTGAATCTTCTTACCAAGATTCATATCCCTTAGAAATTCCACACCATCAACAAAACCTTCATATCCTTCATCTTCTCCCTCGGCGCCAATATTAGTCCCTAAATGAGAACCAATAGCAATAAATATAGCCTTATAACCCTGCTTCTTCAGGTCTTTCAGGTTCAGCTTTTCAACCTTCGTATTCAGCTTTATCTCAACGCCCATTCGCTTGATAACGTCTATCTCATGACTGAGGACATCCTCGGGGAGACGATAATCCGGGATTCCTACCGCGGCCATTCCGCCTGCACGGGACAGCGATTCAAAGATGGTAACCTGATATCCCATAGAACGGAGATGATAGGCGGCGGCCAGCCCTGCCGGACCAGCGCCGATAATGGCAACTTTTTCTTCCTTTTCTTCAGCAGGAACTCCCAGGGAACTGGCGCCTTCCTGCAAATCATAATCAGCGACCGCTCTCTTCAGTGTTCGAATAGAAAGTGCTTCGTCTATATCTTTACGCAGACAGGCATCCTCACATGGATGAGTACAGACACGCCCTATCACACCGGGAAGGATACATTTTTCACGAACCAGATTGAGCGCTTCTTCAAACCTGAAGTTTTTGATCAGCTCAATGTAGCCGGGAATATCCACACTTGCCGGACACGCCTCCATACAGGGAGCGGTAACAGCAGATGAATACTCCTTCGCTTCTAACTTTCTCTCACCCTGGATCAGGGAAAGAAAATCGGTTTTATAACCCTTAATGGCATCCAGTACAGGAAAAAGAACAGACTGGCCATAATTACACTTGCTGTTCTCGGATACTCCCCCGACGATCTGTTCGACTTCGGAAAGGGCGTTTTTGTTTCCATCACCCTCTGCCATCTTTCCAAAGATATCCAGAAGCCTGTCAATCCCTATCCTGCAAACGGAACATTCACCACAGGAGAGTTTTCTTGCTTCCTTCAGATAATTTATTGTCAGGGATGCGACGTCTGCACCTGGGTCCATCACCACAAGACCGTTCCAGCCCATCACTGCCGATACATCATCGCCAAACTGGGCAGGAAATTTAATGTCTACCGACTTTGCGGCCTTCGACACCTTACCTTTCCTGTTATCAACGATCTTACCGTTCCAACTGCTAAATGAAACTGTGCTCATTTTTATACCACCCTATCCTGTATTTTATCTTTTGTTTTTATGGCCCTGTTTTCAAGCCAACTCTTCCCAGGACTGCAAACTATCCACCTTATTCATCAATTTATTATACTCCATCTGCACTCTCGCCTGAATCTCTTCTATCTTTTCAGGTGTGAGATGCCTGAACCGGCCCTGCGGCTTTAGATAGTCCGTAACAGGCCGGAGTGGTTCCGGCATATCAACAGTTATCCTGTATTTGCCATTTTCCACCTCGTACAGCGGGAACACACCAGTTTCAAGAGACAGCCGCCCTATCTTGATACAATGTTCCATTGGCAACCTCCATCCCGTAGGACAGGGCGCCAGACAGTGGATGTAAGTCGGGCCTTTAATGTTTCTTGCCTTCTTAACCTTATTCATAAAGTCAAGGGGATAACTCGTGCATGCTGTGGCTACATACGGCACATTGTGAGCCAGAATGATCTCAGTAACATTTTTCTTCCATGCCTTTTTCCCAAAGCTTTCCTCGCCTGCAGGGGCAGTGCTTGTCGATGCTCCAAAGGGTGTGGCGCCGGAACGCTGTATACCCGTATTCATGTAGGCCTCATTATCAAGGCAGACATAGAGCATATCATGCCCCCTCTCCATGGCTCCGGACAGGGCCTGAAATCCAATGTCAACGGTACCGCCATCTCCTCCGATAGAAACTGTTTTTACGTATCTATCCGCAATCTTTCCCTTGCGCCGCAAAGCCTTTAGACCGGACTCAACACCCGCTCCCACCGACGCTGAATTGGGGAAAGCCACATGTATCCAGGGGAGAGTCCATGCTGTTGTAGGATACATACATGCAGTGACTTCCATGCAACCTGTAGCATTGGTAACTACTGTGTCCCTGCCCAAGGCCTTGCACATTAAACGAATGGCCAGAGCCTCTCCGCATCCTCCACAGGCACGGTGCCCGGGAGCATAGAACTCCTCTTTATCCACCAATCTTGGGGCATATACATCAAAATTCTCTACAATATTCATCATGACCCCCTCGCTCCATAAATTTCATATGCTTTTTCGGGTTTTTCTTTCTTCGCCTTAATTGATTTTTCCGTCATCTTAACGAAATCTTCCACGGTAACGTCACGCCCACCAAGACCTATAATATAGTTAGTTATAACAGGAGCATTCGGCTCACCATAGAGAAGAGATTTAACCTCTGCACAGACAGGTCCTGCCGGACCTCCATAAGAAACCGCTCTGTCCATAACGACCAGAACTTTTGCGCCTTTAACAGCTTTCTTCAACTCTTCGGATGGAAAGGGTCTCCAGAGCTTCATATCCAGCAATCCCACGGACATCCCCTTTTCACGCATCTCATCAACGGCTACTGACGCGGTTTCGGTCATAGAACCCATGGTAAGCAATAATACATCAGCCCCTTTGGTTTTATAGGACATTACTGGCTCATACTTTCGGCCAAAGGCCTTTTCCCAGTCTTTCCATACCTCCAAAATGACCTTTTTAGAATTTATCATGGCCTCATCCTGGGCCTTCTTAAACTCATTGAATATATCAGGCATGCCCAGGGAACCCATAGAAACCACGTTATCGGGATGAAGAGCGGCATAAGGTTTATATTCCGGAAGGAACTTGTCGACTTGCGCCTGGGTAGGAAAGAATATTGGTTCAACCATATGAGTTAGCTGAAATCCATCGAGATTAACAAATATGGGCAACATGACATCTCTATGCTCGGCGATT is from Syntrophales bacterium and encodes:
- a CDS encoding FAD-dependent oxidoreductase, which gives rise to MSTVSFSSWNGKIVDNRKGKVSKAAKSVDIKFPAQFGDDVSAVMGWNGLVVMDPGADVASLTINYLKEARKLSCGECSVCRIGIDRLLDIFGKMAEGDGNKNALSEVEQIVGGVSENSKCNYGQSVLFPVLDAIKGYKTDFLSLIQGERKLEAKEYSSAVTAPCMEACPASVDIPGYIELIKNFRFEEALNLVREKCILPGVIGRVCTHPCEDACLRKDIDEALSIRTLKRAVADYDLQEGASSLGVPAEEKEEKVAIIGAGPAGLAAAYHLRSMGYQVTIFESLSRAGGMAAVGIPDYRLPEDVLSHEIDVIKRMGVEIKLNTKVEKLNLKDLKKQGYKAIFIAIGSHLGTNIGAEGEDEGYEGFVDGVEFLRDMNLGKKIQPKKKVAVVGGGNTALDCARSCYRLGFDDVEIIYRRSRAEMPANDEEIEEAEHEGIKINFLMTPVKILAENGKVTGLECIRMELGKPDESGRRRPVPVKGSEFTMDLDVVIPAIGQKTELFAMAGKDKFELTDWGTFKVNPVSYMTNIEGVFAGGDCVTGPAILIDALDAGNKVARSIDCYLRGESLSEEISFEGIDLKQQRGQGYIAKVAAEKIDLLDIDKRKSFAEVEGGFNVPEAMCEADRCLRCYRLMVWE
- a CDS encoding DUF5320 domain-containing protein; amino-acid sequence: MPGGDRTGPGGLGPMTGRAAGFCGGYAVPGFMSSGFGRGSGRGRGFGRGGGRRNWFHATGLTGWQRAAYGYPSYGGTYPYGGYPSYAGTVPYGVSHAAPYVPTVTTQQELDELKGQAEYFEDAMKGISKRIAELEAEIKKE
- a CDS encoding NifB/NifX family molybdenum-iron cluster-binding protein, producing the protein MKIAISVWGNSVSTVFDFADRLTIIDVEAGQIKNRSELKFIESAIISKAARLRELGVEVLVCGAISRPLGNMIMASGIKIIPFIKGAVDEVIEAYFAGRLLDAHFLLPGCCPGGWMGRGGGWRHHGGKKGRWR
- a CDS encoding NifB/NifX family molybdenum-iron cluster-binding protein, producing the protein MKIAVTSVGPSLDDQVEPRFGRCPYFLIIDPETMELETLENPNMAAGGGAGIQSAQLMAERGIQAVLTGNCGPNAFQVFNASGIQVIVGVSGPVRQAVEQFKAGAFTEASQANVESRFGTGAGDQGYQTVTPLQSSGGYGGMGGGRGTGGGMGGGGRGMGRGMGRGMGGGRGARLVDVSEGQTSQPPVTSEEELTTLEEQARMLQEQLKKIQEQIEKIDRKK
- a CDS encoding NifB/NifX family molybdenum-iron cluster-binding protein, whose protein sequence is MKIAITSYGKDLFSKVDRSFGRAKWFIVVDTETDTFEAHDNKQNVDAAQGAGIQTGQNVANLGVEVVLTGNVGPNAFRTLSTASIKVFIIDKGVETVQDALSGWKTGRLEEVTGATVEGHWI
- a CDS encoding sigma 54-interacting transcriptional regulator; the encoded protein is MDKIKSGKERDIILDSIAEGVFTVDHQWRITSFNKAAVRITGVAREEAIGQLCKDVLKAEICERDCALQHTTATGEPVVNKTVYIINADGERSPISISTALLKDENGKVIGAVETFRDISVIENLRKEIERRYTFEDIISKNHAMHELFNILPDIADSLSTVLLEGESGTGKELFSLAIHNLSPRKNKPFIVVNCGAMPDTLLESELFGYKAGAFTDAKKDKPGRFKLADKGTIFLDEIGDVSPALQVRLLRVLQEKTYEPLGAVESVKTDVRVIAATNKKLEELVKEGKFREDLYYRINVIKLRLPPLRERKEDIPLLVDNFIKGFSTIQGKEIIGITDEALACMMSYDYPGNIRELKNIIERSFILCKTPMIQKEHLPEPVCTSANFDYPGHTETLTFKDMEAIFLTNALRRNNWNRLKTAKELGIHKSTLFRKIKSLNIKIPDKQ
- a CDS encoding transketolase C-terminal domain-containing protein, producing the protein MAKLAGMEIAFAAAEAVALCRPDVIAAYPITPNTHIPEHLSDIVAEGRLDAEFICTESEHSAMSACCGASGTGARAFTASSSQGLLYMGEIIPIVSAMRFPIVMALGNRANSGPINIWNDHSDIMSQRDMGWMAIFAANGQEVVDMMIQAFKIAEHRDVMLPIFVNLDGFQLTHMVEPIFFPTQAQVDKFLPEYKPYAALHPDNVVSMGSLGMPDIFNEFKKAQDEAMINSKKVILEVWKDWEKAFGRKYEPVMSYKTKGADVLLLTMGSMTETASVAVDEMREKGMSVGLLDMKLWRPFPSEELKKAVKGAKVLVVMDRAVSYGGPAGPVCAEVKSLLYGEPNAPVITNYIIGLGGRDVTVEDFVKMTEKSIKAKKEKPEKAYEIYGARGS
- a CDS encoding 2Fe-2S iron-sulfur cluster-binding protein produces the protein MVNIVIDGRKIKAEEDSTILENMKDLSIEAPTLCYHEELSSFGACRLCMVEVKANGKWQLTTSCETVVENGMEVKTDSKKVQESRKLAAQLLYYKYPTTAAVRDVALKLGVDVSDAKAEDNDCILCGLCVRTCAEVVELSALTFRDRGLGRDIDEPEIEFDPNFCIGCGSCAYVCPTGHVKMEEGDGKRIIWDKIFKMAACDVCGRYFAPKDQLEYISKTAGVPMSKLSTCVSCR
- the porB gene encoding pyruvate synthase subunit PorB; the encoded protein is MMNIVENFDVYAPRLVDKEEFYAPGHRACGGCGEALAIRLMCKALGRDTVVTNATGCMEVTACMYPTTAWTLPWIHVAFPNSASVGAGVESGLKALRRKGKIADRYVKTVSIGGDGGTVDIGFQALSGAMERGHDMLYVCLDNEAYMNTGIQRSGATPFGASTSTAPAGEESFGKKAWKKNVTEIILAHNVPYVATACTSYPLDFMNKVKKARNIKGPTYIHCLAPCPTGWRLPMEHCIKIGRLSLETGVFPLYEVENGKYRITVDMPEPLRPVTDYLKPQGRFRHLTPEKIEEIQARVQMEYNKLMNKVDSLQSWEELA